In the Arachis ipaensis cultivar K30076 chromosome B10, Araip1.1, whole genome shotgun sequence genome, one interval contains:
- the LOC107620157 gene encoding meiosis-specific protein ASY1, translating into MVVAQKVKEAEITEQDSLLLTRNLLRIAIFNISYIRGLFPEKYFNDKSVPALEMKIKKLMPLDAESRRLIDWMEKGVYDALQKKYLKTLLFCVCEAVDGPMIEEYAFSFSYSDSEKQEVSMNINRTGNKKQGGTFKCNSTTEITPQQMRSSACKMIRTLVQLMRTLEKMPDERTILMKLLYYDDVTPADYEPPFFRGCSEVEAYHPWVKNPLKMEVGNVNSKHFVLALKVRSVLDPCEDDNEGIQDDMTTGEDSKQNNEYYDTDSEVDYAEGDRYVVAPIEKQQEKEDNSMVDEDNTQDPMEDEQQLTRVKEWINCWHLGTIDLNDVLSNFPDISMVLIEEIMDKLVQNGVLSKTGNDTYAINKDKKSEYEFIVKEEIDGQIPQGDRALQDEDHMYMRALYHALPMTYVSAPKLQTFLNGEINQTGARKIIDKMTRDGFLEPKGSKRLGKRVIHSELTERKFIEVQKVLGATDPMDVNNGEPNSKFKPAGILTNGNNYDVSTCGVLHSIGSDLTRMKVTSDTNGNDSVRSGHNILKAKEPGSTPTSRVEPVASRESFAAGKENSRANGNDQGDTNICSKPSQEKRPRKSSAVKEPIYQNMKRLRSQAI; encoded by the exons ATG GTGGTTGCACAGAAAGTGAAGGAAGCTGAAATCACCGAGCAGGATTCGCTGCTTCTG ACGAGGAACCTGCTCCGAATTGCGATATTTAACATCAGTTATATCAGAGGCCTGTTTCCTGAGAAGTACTTCAATGATAAGTCTGTTCCAGCTTTAG AGATGAAGATCAAGAAGCTTATGCCACTGGATGCAGAGTCTCGCAGACTGATCGATTGGATGGAGAAAG GTGTATACGATGCCTTACAGAAGAAATACCTGAAGACGCTTCTGTTCTGTGTGTGTGAAGCAGTAGATGGACCGATGATTGAGGAATATGCAT TTTCCTTTAGCTATTCCGATTCGGAAAAGCAAGAGGTTTCCATGAATATCAACCGCACTGGAAACAAGAAGCAGGGTGGGACCTTCAAGTGCAACTCCACGACAGAGATAACTCCCCAACAGATGAG GAGTTCTGCATGTAAAATGATTAGAACGCTAGTTCAGTTGATGAGAACTCTGGAGAAGATGCCAGATGAG CGCACCATTCTAATGAAGCTACTCTATTATGATGATGTGACG CCTGCTGATTATGAGCCTCCATTCTTCAGAGGCTGCTCAGAAGTAGAAGCTTACCATCCCTGGGTGAAAAACCCACTGAAAATGGAAGTTGGTAATGTAAACAGCAAGCATTTTGTACTAGCTCTGAAG GTGAGGAGTGTGCTCGACCCTTGTGAAGATGATAATGAGGGCATCCAAGATGATATGACCACTGGTGAAGATTCGAAGCAAAATAATGAATATTATGATACGGACAGTGAG GTTGATTACGCTGAAGGGGATCGATATGTAGTTGCTCCAATAG AGAAGCAGCAAGAAAAGGAAGATAATTCTATGGTTGATGAAG ACAATACCCAAGATCCTATGGAAGATGAGCAACAGCTGACCCGGGTCAAGGAGTGGATCAACTGTTGGCACCTTGGCACTATTGACCTTAATGACGTTTTATCAAATTTTCCAGACATCTCAATG GTTCTAATTGAAG AGATCATGGATAAGCTTGTTCAGAATGGGGTGCTATCAAAAACAGGAAATGACACCTACGCCATTAACAAAGACAAG aaatcagaatatgagttcatTGTCAAAGAAGAAATTGATGGCCAGATTCCTCAGGGTGACAGAGCTTTGCAGGATGAAGATCACATGTACATGAGA GCTCTCTATCATGCTCTTCCAATGACATACGTGTCAGCACCAAAGCTTCAAACATTTCTCAATGGTGAAATAAACCAGACAGGAGCACGGAAGATTATTGATAAAATGACCCGGGACGGTTTTCTTGAACCCAAAGGCAGCAAGAGATTAG GAAAACGTGTGATACATTCTGAGTTGACTGAGAGGAAGTTCATTGAAGTCCAGAAAGTTCTAGGTGCTACCGACCCTATG GATGTTAATAACGGTGAACCAAATAGCAAGTTCAAACCAgctggaattctaaccaatg GGAACAACTACGATGTGTCTACATGTGGTGTTCTGCACTCCATTGGATCAGATTTAACAAGAATGAAAGTGACATCCGATACAAATGGCAATGACTCAGTGAGGAGTGGACACAATATCTTAAAGGCCAAAGAGCCTGGAAGCACACCCACGAGCAGGGTTGAG CCAGTTGCTTCAAGAGAGAGTTTTGCGGCAGGCAAAGAGAACAGCAGAGCAAATGGAAACGACCAAGGTGATACAAATATCTGCAGTAAGCCCTCCCAGGAAAAGCGACCCAGGAAATCAAGCGCG GTCAAGGAGCCTATCTATCAAAACATGAAGCGTCTTAGATCTCAGGCCATTTGA